One genomic region from Lates calcarifer isolate ASB-BC8 linkage group LG10, TLL_Latcal_v3, whole genome shotgun sequence encodes:
- the LOC108888514 gene encoding CUGBP Elav-like family member 2 isoform X7 encodes MSMTSAFNLDFHPLTESRLMTSSDTINGNGSKMNGSLEHLDQPDPDSIKMFVGQIPRSWSETELKELFEPFGAVHQINILRDRTQNPPQSKGCCFVTFYTRKAALEAQNALHNIKTLSGMHHPIQMKPADSEKTSAVEDRKLFVGMVSKKYGENEVRMMFSSFGQIEECRILRGPDGQSRGCAFVTFATRAMAQNAIKTMHHSQTMEGCSSPLVVKFADTQRDKEQRRLQQQLVQQIQQLNSASTWGNLAGLGTLTPQYLALLQQATSTSNQGSFNGIQRLGGVNPLQLQNLATLAAAAAAAQSSGSPTSTSALSTNSGALGALASPAGSTAGSSAGAAMNTLASLGTLQGLTGTSVGLNNLNALTSSVSGMGAMNGGLGASMANGSAASSMDALTQAYSGMQQYTASALPSLYGQSLLQQSVAGSQKEGPEGANLFIYHLPQEFGDQDLLQMFMPFGNVVSAKVFIDKQTNLSKCFGFVSYDNPVSAQAAIQAMNGFQIGMKRLKVQLKRSKNDSKPY; translated from the exons ATGAGCATGACTTCGGCGTTCAACCTAGATTTCCACCCTCTGACGGAAAGTCGGTTAATGACTTCGAGCGACACAAT caaCGGCAACGGCAGCAAGATGAACGGGTCGCTGGAGCATTTGGACCAGCCAGACCCAGACTCCATCAAGATGTTTGTGGGACAGATCCCGCGCTCCTGGTCAGAAACAGAACTAAAAGAGCTTTTTGAGCCATTTGGAGCTGTGCACCAGATCAACATCCTCCGTGATCGCACCCAGAATCCCCCTCAAAGCAAAG gatgCTGTTTTGTAACTTTTTATACAAGAAAAGCTGCACTGGAGGCCCAGAATGCACTGCACAACATAAAGACCTTAAGTGGG atgcATCATCCTATCCAGATGAAACCCGCTGACAGTGAGAAAACAAGTG CGGTAGAAGACAGAAAACTCTTCGTCGGAATGGTTTCAAAGAAATACGGCGAAAACGAGGTCAGAATGATGTTCTCGTCTTTCGGGCAGATCGAAGAGTGCAGAATTCTCCGGGGACCAGATGGTCAGAGCAGAG GCTGTGCGTTTGTCACATTTGCTACCAGGGCAATGGCACAGAATGCAATCAAAACCATGCATCACTCTCAGACTATGGAG GGCTGCTCCTCACCTTTGGTGGTGAAgtttgcagacacacagagagataagGAGCAGCGGCgcctgcagcagcagttagtACAGCAGATTCAGCAGCTCAACAGCGCCTCCACCTGGGGAAACCTGGCTGGCCTGGGGACCCTTACACCGCAGTACCTGGCT TTGCTCCAGCAGGCCACATCTACCAGTAACCAAGGCAGTTTCAATGGTATTCAGAGGCTAGGAG GTGTGAATCCCCTTCAGCTGCAGAACTTGGCCACGCTagctgctgctgcggctgcaGCTCAGAGCTCTGGCAGCCCGACTTCTACCAGCGCCCTGTCTACAAACAGCGGAGCCCTGGGAGCTCTGGCCAGTCCAG CTGGTTCAACAGCAGGGTCCAGTGCCGGTGCCGCCATGAACACCTTGGCATCTCTGGGCACCCTGCAGGGTCTCACTGGGACCTCTGTGGGCCTCAACAACCTCAACGCTCTCACCAGCAGCGTCAGTG GTATGGGGGCCATGAATGGAGGCCTGGGAGCCTCCATGGCCAATGGGTCAGCAGCCAGCTCCATGGATGCTCTGACCCAGGCCTACTCAGGGATGCAGCAGTACACAGCCTCCGCCCTGCCCTCCCTCTACGGCCAgtctctcctgcagcagagcGTTGCTGGCAGCCAGAAGGAAG GGCCAGAGGGCGCCAACCTGTTCATCTACCACCTGCCCCAGGAGTTTGGGGACCAGGATCTTCTGCAGATGTTCATGCCTTTTGGAAATGTGGTCTCTGCCAAAGTCTTCATTGACAAACAGACCAATCTGAGCAAGTGCTTTG GGTTCGTCAGCTATGACAATCCTGTGTCTGCGCAAGCTGCCATCCAGGCCATGAACGGTTTCCAGATCGGAATGAAGAGGCTGAAGGTTCAGCTGAAGCGCTCCAAGAACGACAGCAAACCCTACTGA